The proteins below come from a single Streptococcus hyointestinalis genomic window:
- the erm(B) gene encoding 23S rRNA (adenine(2058)-N(6))-methyltransferase Erm(B) codes for MNKNIKYSQNFLTSEKVLNQIIKQLNLKETDTVYEIGTGKGHLTTKLAKISKQVTSIELDSHLFNLSSEKLKLNTRVTLIHQDILQFQFPNKQRYKIVGSIPYHLSTQIIKKVVFESRASDIYLIVEEGFYKRTLDIHRTLGLLLHTQVSIQQLLKLPAECFHPKPKVNSVLIKLTRHTTDVPDKYWKLYTYFVSKWVNREYRQLFTKNQFHQAMKHAKVNNLSTITYEQVLSIFNSYLLFNGRK; via the coding sequence ATGAACAAAAATATAAAATATTCTCAAAACTTTTTAACGAGTGAAAAAGTACTCAACCAAATAATAAAACAATTGAATTTAAAAGAAACCGATACCGTTTACGAAATTGGAACAGGTAAAGGGCATTTAACGACGAAACTGGCTAAAATAAGTAAACAGGTAACGTCTATTGAATTAGACAGTCATCTATTCAACTTATCGTCAGAAAAATTAAAACTGAATACTCGTGTCACTTTAATTCACCAAGATATTCTACAGTTTCAATTCCCTAACAAACAGAGGTATAAAATTGTTGGGAGTATTCCTTACCATTTAAGCACACAAATTATTAAAAAAGTGGTTTTTGAAAGCCGTGCGTCTGACATCTATCTGATTGTTGAAGAAGGATTCTACAAGCGTACCTTGGATATTCACCGAACACTAGGGTTGCTCTTGCACACTCAAGTCTCGATTCAGCAATTGCTTAAGCTGCCAGCGGAATGCTTTCATCCTAAACCAAAAGTAAACAGTGTCTTAATAAAACTTACCCGCCATACCACAGATGTTCCAGATAAATATTGGAAGCTATATACGTACTTTGTTTCAAAATGGGTCAATCGAGAATATCGTCAACTGTTTACTAAAAATCAGTTTCATCAAGCAATGAAACACGCCAAAGTAAACAATTTAAGTACCATTACTTATGAGCAAGTATTGTCTATTTTTAATAGTTATCTATTATTTAACGGGAGGAAATAA
- a CDS encoding cysteine-rich KTR domain-containing protein translates to MCPICGNKTRLKIREDTELKNFPLYCPKCRQENLVDIKQFKLTVITEPDAKTQSR, encoded by the coding sequence CTGTGTCCCATCTGTGGAAATAAAACACGTTTGAAAATAAGGGAAGATACTGAATTGAAGAACTTTCCTCTCTATTGTCCTAAATGTAGACAGGAAAATTTAGTTGATATAAAGCAGTTCAAGTTAACTGTGATTACAGAGCCAGACGCAAAGACGCAGAGCCGATAA
- a CDS encoding ISL3 family transposase — protein MSHNDSILNILGIKDKNIKIISVEEAEHNNDSVKEYITLITATLSYPINRCRNCGFPTVNKDGFRKTHVRLASLNGRRYELELRKQRYKCKSCHTTFGAITNLTKENQTLSSDLKNQIMLLARKGLSGQLIAEMCHCSPSSVRRTILERMEPHYRVAKLPKHLCFDEFRSIKSVMSFICCDAETHQIVTKLQDRLSPTIVDYFESRYSKAERECVQSVVIDLNAQYQSFIYRLFPNANIIIDRFHLVQLAGRALDNCRISILKQLDKQSREYKIMKSHWKLFHKKAEDLHPEEVVFLRGVKQYMTRQNAVDLITSKFSKFAEVYQTYQDITKALNERNSELLESTILDYQKTNTEMDTAIQTLRQNRKYVLNSAKFEYSNGPLEGINRKIKTLKRTCYGFANQKFFFLRIDCIFS, from the coding sequence ATGTCCCATAATGATTCTATCCTAAATATTCTTGGAATTAAAGATAAAAATATTAAAATTATTTCTGTTGAAGAAGCTGAACACAACAACGATTCTGTTAAAGAGTATATAACGCTAATAACAGCTACTCTTTCTTATCCGATTAATCGTTGTCGTAACTGTGGCTTTCCCACAGTTAATAAGGATGGCTTTCGCAAAACTCATGTACGACTGGCAAGTTTAAATGGGAGAAGATATGAACTAGAGCTTCGTAAACAACGCTATAAATGTAAATCATGCCATACTACTTTTGGTGCTATTACTAATTTAACCAAAGAAAATCAAACCTTATCCAGTGATCTCAAAAATCAAATCATGCTTTTAGCTCGTAAAGGCTTATCTGGTCAGCTTATTGCTGAAATGTGTCACTGCTCTCCTAGCAGTGTTCGTCGAACAATCTTAGAGCGCATGGAACCACACTATCGTGTGGCTAAGTTGCCTAAGCATCTATGTTTTGACGAGTTTCGTTCAATTAAGTCTGTGATGTCCTTTATCTGTTGTGACGCTGAAACCCACCAAATTGTCACAAAGTTACAGGATCGTCTATCACCTACCATTGTTGATTATTTTGAAAGTCGTTATTCAAAAGCCGAACGCGAATGCGTTCAATCAGTTGTAATTGATTTAAATGCTCAATATCAAAGTTTTATCTATCGCCTTTTCCCTAATGCCAATATCATTATTGATCGCTTCCACCTTGTACAATTAGCTGGTCGCGCTTTGGACAATTGTCGTATCTCTATCCTAAAGCAACTTGATAAACAGAGCCGAGAATATAAAATTATGAAGTCACATTGGAAGCTATTCCATAAAAAAGCTGAAGATCTTCACCCTGAAGAAGTAGTTTTTCTTCGCGGCGTTAAACAATATATGACTCGCCAAAATGCTGTTGATCTCATTACTAGTAAATTTTCCAAGTTCGCTGAAGTATACCAAACTTACCAAGATATCACGAAAGCCCTAAACGAGCGCAATAGTGAATTACTAGAGTCAACCATCTTAGACTACCAAAAAACCAATACAGAAATGGATACTGCTATTCAAACCCTTCGTCAAAACAGAAAATATGTCTTAAATAGCGCTAAATTTGAATACTCTAATGGTCCTTTAGAAGGCATCAATCGCAAAATCAAAACCCTAAAACGAACTTGTTATGGTTTTGCCAATCAAAAATTTTTCTTTTTAAGAATCGATTGTATTTTTTCGTAA
- a CDS encoding zinc-dependent MarR family transcriptional regulator has translation MAIKDELDRLINQIVMSSENQHEFLLGACQSGVELTNTQEHILMLLLDSGRMTNSSLSRELVVSQAAVTKAVKQLLQKQLIESVKDERDGRIVLFELTEAGIPIAKEHRHHHELTLMAYDRLFSDFSEDEQAVIERFMGRVSEIIKE, from the coding sequence ATGGCTATAAAAGATGAATTGGATCGCCTTATCAACCAAATTGTGATGAGTTCTGAAAATCAACATGAGTTTTTATTGGGTGCTTGTCAAAGTGGTGTTGAGTTGACAAATACGCAAGAGCATATTTTGATGCTATTGCTTGATAGTGGTCGTATGACCAACTCGAGCTTGTCTAGAGAGCTAGTAGTCAGTCAGGCAGCGGTCACAAAAGCGGTTAAGCAATTGTTGCAAAAACAGTTGATTGAGTCGGTGAAGGATGAGCGTGACGGTCGTATTGTGCTCTTTGAATTGACAGAGGCAGGAATTCCAATTGCGAAAGAACATCGTCATCATCATGAGTTGACATTGATGGCTTATGATAGATTGTTTAGTGATTTCTCAGAAGATGAACAAGCGGTGATTGAACGCTTTATGGGACGTGTGTCTGAGATAATTAAGGAGTGA
- a CDS encoding helix-turn-helix domain-containing protein, with protein sequence MRKKEDKFDFRAFGLAIKEARMKRGLTREQVGALIEIDPRYLTNIENKGQHPSIQVLYDLVSLLDVSVDEFFLPHNDLTKSTRRLQVEKLLDNFTDKELSLIEALASGINESRNIKN encoded by the coding sequence ATGCGTAAGAAAGAAGATAAATTCGATTTTAGAGCCTTTGGTTTAGCAATCAAAGAAGCTCGAATGAAGCGAGGTTTAACTCGTGAACAAGTGGGAGCATTGATTGAGATTGACCCACGTTACCTAACTAATATTGAAAATAAAGGGCAACACCCAAGCATACAAGTCCTCTATGACCTTGTATCATTACTTGATGTGTCCGTTGATGAGTTTTTCTTACCTCATAATGATCTGACGAAAAGTACCCGAAGATTACAGGTAGAAAAACTACTGGATAACTTCACAGATAAAGAACTATCGTTGATTGAAGCCTTAGCTAGTGGTATCAATGAATCAAGAAACATCAAAAACTAA
- a CDS encoding transposase, with translation MRRYLDVLACFPNTPIVYIDETGIDTYLYRHKARAPRGEKVYDKVSGRRFERISVVAGQIGSKIIAPLLYHGTMTAELFIKWYQEQLLPSLTEPHVIIMDNAAFHPKKQLDELAVAKGHYFLPLPPYSPELNPIEQFWATLKRKVTELLRTGRSVQSALEYYFKTK, from the coding sequence GTGAGACGCTATCTTGATGTTTTAGCCTGCTTTCCAAACACCCCTATTGTTTATATTGATGAGACTGGCATTGATACTTATCTTTATCGTCACAAAGCTAGAGCACCTCGAGGGGAGAAAGTATACGACAAGGTAAGTGGACGCAGATTCGAAAGAATTTCGGTAGTAGCTGGTCAAATTGGTTCTAAAATTATAGCCCCCTTGCTTTATCATGGAACGATGACAGCGGAATTATTTATCAAGTGGTATCAGGAGCAGCTATTGCCATCCTTGACAGAACCCCATGTCATCATTATGGATAATGCAGCTTTTCACCCCAAGAAACAACTAGATGAGCTTGCAGTGGCTAAGGGACACTATTTTCTTCCGCTTCCACCTTATTCCCCTGAACTCAATCCCATCGAACAGTTTTGGGCTACTCTAAAAAGAAAGGTGACTGAATTGTTAAGAACAGGTCGTTCTGTTCAGTCTGCTTTGGAATACTATTTTAAAACTAAATAA
- the tet(M) gene encoding tetracycline resistance ribosomal protection protein Tet(M), producing MKIINIGVLAHVDAGKTTLTESLLYNSGAITELGSVDKGTTRTDNTLLERQRGITIQTGITSFQWENTKVNIIDTPGHMDFLAEVYRSLSVLDGAILLISAKDGVQAQTRILFHALRKMGIPTIFFINKIDQNGIDLSTVYQDIKEKLSAEIVIKQKVELYPNICVTNFTESEQWDTVIEGNDDLLEKYMSGKSLEALELEQEESIRFQNCSLFPLYHGSAKSNIGIDNLIEVITNKFYSSTHRGPSELCGNVFKIEYTKKRQRLAYIRLYSGVLHLRDSVRVSESEKEKIKVTEMYTSINGELCKIDKAYSGEIVILQNEFLKLNSVLGDTKLLPQRKKIENPHPLLQTTVEPSKPEQREMLLDALLEISDSDPLLRYYVDSTTHEIILSFLGKVQMEVISALLQEKYHVEIELKEPTVIYMERPLKNAEYTIHIEVPPNPFWASIGLSVSPLPLGSGMQYESSVSLGYLNQSFQNAVMEGIRYGCEQGLYGWNVTDCKICFKYGLYYSPVSTPADFRMLAPIVLEQVLKKAGTELLEPYLSFKIYAPQEYLSRAYNDAPKYCANIVDTQLKNNEVILSGEIPARCIQEYRSDLTFFTNGRSVCLTELKGYHVTTGEPVCQPRRPNSRIDKVRYMFNKIT from the coding sequence ATGAAAATTATTAATATTGGAGTTTTAGCTCATGTTGATGCAGGAAAAACTACCTTAACAGAAAGCTTATTATATAACAGTGGAGCGATTACAGAATTAGGAAGCGTGGACAAAGGTACAACGAGGACGGATAATACGCTTTTAGAACGTCAGAGAGGAATTACAATTCAGACAGGAATAACCTCTTTTCAGTGGGAAAATACGAAGGTGAACATCATAGACACGCCAGGACATATGGATTTCTTAGCAGAAGTATATCGTTCATTATCAGTTTTAGATGGGGCAATTCTACTGATTTCTGCAAAAGATGGCGTACAAGCACAAACTCGTATATTATTTCATGCACTTAGGAAAATGGGGATTCCCACAATCTTTTTTATCAATAAGATTGACCAAAATGGAATTGATTTATCAACGGTTTATCAGGATATTAAAGAGAAACTTTCTGCCGAAATTGTAATCAAACAGAAGGTAGAACTGTATCCTAATATATGTGTGACGAACTTTACCGAATCTGAACAATGGGATACGGTAATAGAGGGAAACGATGACCTTTTAGAGAAATATATGTCCGGTAAATCATTAGAAGCATTGGAACTCGAACAAGAGGAAAGCATAAGATTTCAGAATTGTTCTCTGTTCCCTCTTTATCATGGAAGTGCAAAAAGTAATATAGGGATTGATAACCTTATAGAAGTTATTACTAATAAATTTTATTCATCAACACATCGAGGTCCGTCTGAACTTTGCGGAAATGTTTTCAAAATTGAATATACAAAAAAAAGACAACGTCTTGCATATATACGCCTTTATAGTGGAGTACTACATTTACGAGATTCGGTTAGAGTATCAGAATCAGAAAAAGAAAAAATAAAAGTTACAGAAATGTATACTTCAATAAATGGTGAATTATGTAAAATCGATAAGGCTTATTCCGGGGAAATTGTTATTTTGCAGAATGAGTTTTTGAAGTTAAATAGTGTTCTTGGAGATACAAAACTATTGCCACAGAGAAAAAAGATTGAAAATCCGCACCCTCTACTACAAACAACTGTTGAACCGAGTAAACCTGAACAGAGAGAAATGTTGCTTGATGCCCTTTTGGAAATCTCAGATAGTGATCCGCTTCTACGATATTACGTGGATTCTACGACACATGAAATTATACTTTCTTTCTTAGGGAAAGTACAAATGGAAGTGATTAGTGCACTGTTGCAAGAAAAGTATCATGTGGAGATAGAACTAAAAGAGCCTACAGTCATTTATATGGAGAGACCGTTAAAAAATGCAGAATATACCATTCACATCGAAGTGCCGCCAAATCCTTTCTGGGCTTCCATTGGTTTATCTGTATCACCGCTTCCGTTGGGAAGTGGAATGCAGTATGAGAGCTCGGTTTCTCTTGGATACTTAAATCAATCGTTTCAAAATGCAGTTATGGAGGGGATACGCTATGGCTGTGAACAAGGATTGTATGGTTGGAATGTGACGGACTGTAAAATCTGTTTTAAGTATGGCTTATACTATAGCCCTGTTAGTACCCCAGCAGATTTTCGGATGCTTGCTCCTATTGTATTGGAACAAGTCTTAAAAAAAGCTGGAACAGAATTGTTAGAGCCATATCTTAGTTTTAAAATTTATGCGCCACAGGAATATCTTTCACGAGCATACAACGATGCTCCTAAATATTGTGCGAACATCGTAGACACTCAATTGAAAAATAATGAGGTCATTCTTAGTGGAGAAATCCCTGCTCGGTGTATTCAAGAATATCGTAGTGATTTAACTTTCTTTACAAATGGACGTAGCGTTTGTTTAACAGAGTTAAAAGGGTACCATGTTACTACCGGTGAACCTGTTTGCCAGCCCCGTCGTCCAAATAGTCGGATAGATAAAGTACGATATATGTTCAATAAAATAACTTAG
- the tndX gene encoding site-specific resolvase TndX translates to MLKQQANNKEKVALYSRLSRDDGLDKESNSIANQREMLKRYAKENKFYVYDEYIDDGFSGTTFNRPALNRMFEDIEAGKVNVVLVKDMSRLGRNNALFMYYVEEVFPDLDVRFIAINDMVDTAQDDNEIMPFKSVLNEYYARDISKKIRSSIRTTALTGGFTGAFAPYGYLVDPENKKKLIVDPETAPIVKRIFELSQQGTSTHQIARILCKDGILVPRAYRAKKKGILEQSKGFTFPTDWVGKNVKMILENQVYLGHMVSHKSQTKSFKNKKIVPVPKEDWIVVENTHEAIIDKETFEIVQKFISVKKQPNKTGKPNIFVGLVKCPDCGRNLAYSNPNGNEPRFRCRTYARNTELCTTHAISYKALYEIVQNDIKNHVNSMEELGDHFIKEMRELSETSGSQKIHQFNQELVSLEKRIDEIDSIFTKLIEQNALGKITDERFSKMSMNYETEQAEVVQSYRELKSKIKSEEEKVQGTDRFLETISKYKDVTELNRSMLCELIDSIYVYQAEGIGKERTQKVEINYRFLAVSH, encoded by the coding sequence TTGTTAAAACAGCAAGCAAATAATAAAGAAAAAGTTGCATTATACTCTCGCCTTTCACGAGATGATGGGTTGGACAAAGAAAGTAATAGCATTGCTAATCAAAGAGAAATGTTGAAGCGATATGCGAAAGAAAACAAGTTTTATGTATATGATGAGTACATTGATGATGGATTCAGCGGAACAACTTTTAACAGACCTGCATTGAATCGAATGTTTGAAGATATTGAAGCAGGAAAAGTTAATGTAGTTCTGGTCAAGGATATGTCACGTCTAGGACGGAACAATGCACTATTCATGTACTATGTGGAAGAAGTTTTTCCAGATTTAGATGTTCGCTTTATCGCTATCAATGATATGGTTGATACTGCACAAGATGATAACGAAATTATGCCCTTCAAATCTGTCTTGAACGAATATTATGCTCGTGATATATCAAAGAAAATCCGTAGTTCAATACGAACAACAGCTTTGACTGGCGGTTTTACAGGTGCATTTGCTCCTTATGGTTATTTAGTTGACCCAGAGAACAAAAAGAAATTGATTGTTGACCCTGAAACAGCGCCGATTGTGAAGCGGATTTTTGAATTATCACAACAAGGTACAAGTACACATCAAATCGCAAGGATACTTTGTAAAGATGGAATTTTAGTTCCTAGAGCCTATCGAGCAAAGAAAAAAGGGATTTTGGAGCAAAGCAAAGGATTTACGTTTCCTACTGATTGGGTTGGAAAGAATGTTAAGATGATTTTGGAAAATCAAGTTTATCTAGGACACATGGTATCTCATAAATCACAAACCAAATCATTCAAGAACAAGAAAATCGTTCCTGTGCCAAAAGAAGATTGGATAGTGGTTGAGAATACTCATGAAGCTATTATCGATAAGGAAACTTTTGAGATAGTACAAAAATTTATTAGTGTAAAGAAACAGCCTAACAAAACAGGGAAACCCAATATCTTTGTGGGATTGGTTAAGTGTCCAGATTGTGGAAGAAATTTAGCGTATTCCAATCCAAACGGAAATGAACCAAGATTCCGTTGCAGAACATACGCAAGAAATACCGAACTTTGCACTACTCACGCAATTTCATACAAAGCTTTATATGAAATTGTTCAAAATGATATTAAAAATCATGTAAATAGTATGGAAGAACTAGGAGACCATTTTATCAAAGAAATGCGAGAGCTAAGTGAAACGAGCGGAAGTCAGAAGATTCATCAATTCAACCAAGAATTAGTTTCCTTAGAGAAACGGATTGATGAAATAGACAGTATTTTTACCAAACTTATAGAGCAAAATGCTTTAGGGAAAATAACTGATGAAAGATTCTCTAAAATGTCTATGAACTATGAAACTGAACAAGCAGAGGTAGTGCAAAGCTATAGAGAATTAAAGTCAAAAATAAAATCCGAAGAGGAGAAAGTACAGGGTACGGATAGATTCCTTGAAACTATTAGTAAATACAAAGATGTTACAGAGTTAAACCGTTCTATGCTGTGTGAGCTGATTGATTCAATTTACGTGTATCAAGCAGAGGGAATCGGTAAAGAACGTACTCAAAAAGTAGAAATCAATTATAGGTTTCTAGCAGTGTCTCATTGA
- a CDS encoding IS630 transposase-related protein, which yields MKSYGIDFRKRVINYVEAGHSKKETCQLFGISTNTLYLWEKQLKELGHLERQKRKPSPRKLPLDKLEAYVKEHPDAFLREIAEHFDCSIPSVWAALKKLNITLKKDHNL from the coding sequence ATGAAAAGTTACGGAATAGATTTTAGAAAACGAGTTATTAATTATGTAGAGGCTGGTCATTCCAAAAAAGAAACGTGTCAGTTATTTGGAATTAGCACTAATACACTGTATCTGTGGGAGAAACAACTCAAAGAACTAGGTCATTTGGAGCGCCAAAAAAGAAAACCAAGCCCTCGCAAATTGCCATTGGATAAGTTAGAAGCCTATGTCAAGGAACATCCAGATGCTTTCTTAAGGGAAATTGCAGAGCATTTTGACTGTAGTATTCCCTCAGTTTGGGCTGCCTTAAAAAAACTGAACATCACTTTAAAAAAAGACCACAACCTATAA
- a CDS encoding metal ABC transporter ATP-binding protein, whose amino-acid sequence MRYITVENLSFQYDNEPVLEGINYHVDSGEFVTLTGENGAAKSTLIKATLGILKPKIGSVTISEVNKDGKKLRLAYLPQQIASFNAGFPSTVHEFVKSGRYPRNGWFRRLDKHDEEHVKISLESVGMWDYRHRRIGSLSGGQKQRAVIARMFASDPDIFVLDEPTTGMDSGTTKTFYELMHHSAHRHGKAVLMITHDPEEVKEFVDRNIHLVRNNSLPWRCFNVHESDEKESL is encoded by the coding sequence ATGCGCTATATTACAGTGGAAAATCTGAGTTTTCAATATGATAATGAGCCTGTTTTAGAGGGAATCAATTACCACGTTGATAGTGGTGAGTTTGTCACTTTGACGGGGGAAAATGGTGCTGCAAAATCAACGCTGATTAAAGCAACCTTAGGTATTTTGAAACCTAAGATTGGCTCGGTGACGATTAGTGAGGTTAATAAAGATGGCAAGAAGCTGCGTTTAGCCTACCTTCCACAGCAGATTGCCAGTTTTAATGCTGGCTTTCCCTCTACCGTTCATGAGTTTGTCAAATCGGGGCGTTATCCAAGAAATGGATGGTTCAGACGACTCGACAAGCACGATGAAGAACATGTGAAAATTAGTTTAGAGTCTGTTGGCATGTGGGATTATCGTCATCGTCGTATTGGAAGCTTGTCAGGTGGGCAAAAGCAGCGGGCAGTTATTGCTCGGATGTTTGCGTCTGACCCTGATATTTTCGTGCTAGATGAGCCGACAACGGGTATGGATAGCGGTACGACAAAAACATTTTATGAGTTGATGCATCACAGCGCTCACCGTCATGGTAAGGCGGTCCTTATGATTACACATGACCCTGAAGAGGTCAAGGAGTTTGTAGACCGCAACATTCACCTTGTGCGTAATAACAGCCTGCCTTGGCGTTGCTTTAATGTTCACGAAAGTGATGAGAAGGAGAGTTTGTGA
- a CDS encoding 23S rRNA methyltransferase attenuation leader peptide, with the protein MLVFQMRNVDKTSTVLKQTKNSDYADK; encoded by the coding sequence ATGTTGGTATTCCAAATGCGTAATGTAGATAAAACATCTACTGTTTTGAAACAGACTAAAAACAGTGATTACGCAGATAAATAA
- a CDS encoding helix-turn-helix domain-containing protein produces MRKEYSRIPFPMIVRACDGDTEAINQILHHYRGYITKRSLRLMKDEYGNQSMVVDEVLRGRMETRLITKILSFEIE; encoded by the coding sequence ATGAGAAAAGAATATTCCAGAATTCCGTTTCCAATGATTGTAAGGGCTTGTGATGGCGATACAGAAGCGATTAACCAGATTCTTCATCATTACAGAGGGTACATTACAAAACGCTCTCTTAGACTGATGAAAGATGAGTATGGCAATCAAAGTATGGTCGTTGATGAAGTTTTACGTGGACGAATGGAAACCAGACTGATTACAAAAATCCTGTCATTTGAAATTGAGTGA
- a CDS encoding conjugal transfer protein encodes MRKEDSMMKFRKNQNKEKQIPKEKKPRIYKVNPRKKVVIALWVLLGLSFSFAIFKHFTAIDTHTIHETTIIEKEYVDTHHVENFVENFAKVYYSWEQSDKSIDNRMESLKGYLTDELQALNVDTVRKDIPVSSSVRGFQIWTVEPTGDNEFNVTYSVDQLITEGENTKTVHSAYIVSVYVDGSGNMVLVKNPTITNIPKKSSYKPKAIESEGTVDSITTNEINEFLTTFFKLYPTATASELSYYVNDGILKPIGKEYIFQELVNPIHNRKDNQVTVSLTVEYIDQQTKATQVSQFDLVLEKNGSNWKIIE; translated from the coding sequence ATGAGAAAGGAAGATTCAATGATGAAATTCAGAAAAAATCAGAATAAAGAAAAACAGATACCAAAGGAAAAGAAACCTCGTATCTACAAAGTCAATCCTCGTAAAAAGGTTGTGATTGCCTTGTGGGTACTTTTAGGGCTTAGTTTCAGCTTTGCGATATTCAAGCACTTTACAGCTATAGATACTCATACTATTCACGAAACAACTATCATAGAAAAGGAATACGTTGATACTCATCATGTAGAAAATTTTGTAGAGAACTTTGCGAAAGTCTACTATTCATGGGAGCAATCCGATAAGTCCATTGATAATCGAATGGAAAGTCTAAAAGGCTATCTGACAGATGAACTTCAAGCTCTCAATGTTGATACAGTACGCAAAGATATTCCTGTATCGTCTTCTGTAAGAGGATTTCAGATATGGACGGTAGAGCCAACTGGCGACAATGAGTTTAATGTAACCTACAGTGTAGACCAGCTCATTACAGAGGGAGAAAATACAAAGACCGTCCACTCTGCTTATATAGTGAGTGTCTATGTAGATGGTTCTGGAAATATGGTACTGGTTAAGAATCCGACCATTACCAACATACCTAAGAAATCAAGTTATAAACCAAAAGCCATTGAAAGTGAGGGGACAGTTGATTCCATTACAACCAATGAAATCAATGAGTTTTTAACGACGTTCTTCAAGCTCTATCCTACAGCGACAGCCAGTGAACTTTCCTACTATGTGAATGACGGGATATTAAAACCAATCGGAAAAGAGTACATCTTTCAAGAACTGGTAAATCCTATTCACAATCGTAAGGATAATCAAGTCACGGTATCGCTGACAGTGGAGTATATCGACCAGCAGACCAAAGCAACGCAGGTATCTCAATTTGATTTGGTACTTGAAAAGAACGGGAGTAATTGGAAGATTATAGAATAA
- a CDS encoding TetR/AcrR family transcriptional regulator, with protein MNGKKEQIRQSKDKIVEAMFRLLEKDSFDEITLNEVLDEASVSRRTFYRYFQNKQAILEFYIHTFIENYRLLNETILKQTTFEGLILLTLNYFKANQNKLQLLIINQKFPLLLLRFNNVAVTLYKSFDAPWHVREVSSQKLDDVLHFIVGGYSNIISHWLMETSPREAQEVAQNIQELFSQIVKTFDF; from the coding sequence ATGAATGGCAAAAAAGAACAAATTCGTCAGTCGAAGGACAAAATTGTAGAAGCGATGTTCCGACTTTTGGAAAAAGATAGCTTTGATGAGATAACTTTGAATGAAGTTTTAGACGAAGCTAGTGTATCAAGGCGTACGTTTTACCGTTACTTTCAAAATAAGCAGGCAATTTTAGAATTTTACATTCATACCTTTATTGAAAACTATCGTTTATTGAATGAGACTATCCTAAAACAGACCACTTTTGAAGGGCTGATACTTCTAACTCTAAATTATTTTAAAGCTAACCAAAATAAATTACAGTTGCTGATAATCAATCAAAAATTTCCTCTTCTTTTATTGAGATTTAATAATGTCGCTGTAACCCTTTATAAATCATTTGATGCACCATGGCATGTCAGGGAGGTCTCAAGTCAAAAATTGGATGATGTACTTCATTTTATAGTAGGAGGCTACTCCAACATTATCAGCCACTGGTTGATGGAGACATCCCCTAGAGAGGCGCAAGAGGTGGCACAAAATATCCAAGAGCTATTTAGCCAAATTGTAAAAACATTTGATTTTTAA
- a CDS encoding RNA polymerase sigma factor has product MKPSSFQERIEHQFDFICMRAMDDERKNYFLYLSRLAKREVSFSDIGDYLVNQFATTDSYSSDFQIFTLNDISVGIENDLLSEALKELPDKKREILLLFYFMDMSDSEIADLLKLNRSTVYRHRTSGLDLIKKFMEEENEE; this is encoded by the coding sequence ATGAAACCATCTTCTTTTCAAGAGAGAATTGAACATCAGTTTGATTTTATCTGTATGCGAGCTATGGACGACGAGCGGAAGAATTATTTCCTTTATCTTTCAAGGCTGGCAAAGCGTGAAGTGTCCTTTTCGGATATTGGCGATTATCTCGTCAATCAGTTTGCAACGACAGACAGCTATTCATCTGATTTTCAAATTTTTACGCTCAATGATATTTCTGTTGGTATCGAAAATGATTTATTGAGTGAAGCACTAAAAGAATTGCCAGACAAGAAGCGTGAAATCCTACTGCTGTTCTATTTTATGGACATGAGTGATTCAGAAATAGCGGATTTACTGAAATTGAACCGCTCTACTGTCTATCGACATAGAACCAGTGGACTAGACTTAATCAAGAAGTTTATGGAGGAGGAAAATGAAGAATGA